The window TCATTTTGATCAAAGCAAGGTTAGATCTGAGATTAGATTGCGTGAAGGGCGTGCTAGGCCGATTGATATCCTAACCAAGCACCTCAATGGATCTGATGATTTGGATATAGAAATAAATGAACCATACATGGTGTTCAAGGTTAATATTTAGATCTACAGCAATCCATATCTCCTTTTCCTTTAACTGATATAAATTATGATGTAATATATTATAGCCCTTGAAAACTTATTGAACCTTTTCCTTAGTATGACTAAAGATTTCCAGCCTTAAATGTCAATATTGTTTTTGAcaatttaaataacaatttgATGTATATGGTGCAGGGCTTGACAGTAAAGGAAATGGAAGAACTTCATGATGACATCAAAATGCATCTGGACCTTGACAGGGACACACCCACCCATGTAGAATATTGGGAGGTATCATCTTTATCCATTGTTTAGTTAGTTACTTTATAGTCCTTCACAGAGTACTAATTACTTAATAATTTCTACCTTATCTAGTTAGTTATTAATACTATCATCTTGTTTTATTCACCTTAGGTTATATTGGATGTGACTATGACTTTGAAGTTTCAATCTTATCTAGTAATGGCATAAAGGATCACATTTATGATTCGATTCAGAAATCATAAAAAAGTGATGCAAAGgaccaaaacagctgaaattcAAGGTTATTAATATCTATATGTTGTTAGTAATAATGTAATTTCATTCATATGTATCTTGGCACTCTCTCAAATTGTAGAAcataaaacaacaaaatgaaCGTTGGAGGCAATATGCTAGATAAAGAATATGCTTAATATATAATATCGTTATTTGTGAATATTTTTGTAGCTTCTCTGtgaatatgtttttgttattattagcATAATACATTAGTTTTTGTGAGTTGTGATATATCATTATGTGTATTAGCATACTAATATAATTGCATtactaaagagaaaataatgcaGATTGACATGCATGTCTATGCCTGTTAAATGTTAATATGCCAATATTTTATAGTTTAGTTTAGATTGTTACTgatttgcatatttttttaattttaaatattggcATAAATATTAGtacataatattattaaaatttaattttaaatgtagATGACATATCTGGTTCAATTAGTAATCGGACCACTTGAACTGATTCCTCATAAAACTAACTAGCAACTTTTCCTGAAATTCTTTGGTTTGGGTTTTAAAATACTTTCAGAAAAATCTTATGGAAATTAAGTGGAAATATCATGTCTATGTACTTACATATGCTTGAATACAATCATGTCAAAGAACTTGtagttttgaatttgaactgTTAGGTAATAGCATAGGGATAATgtcctttaattatttactttttatttctaaaagagCATTTGAACACTGTCTTCTATAGTTCTATTAATTTCTTAGTGCCATTGAAAACAGATATTTGCAAAGGTATGGCTGTATATAAGTATAAACTGTTTAGCattgaatatttcttttttgtcaaaattgaatGTTATAGAATGAAGttcttgctctctctctctctcttaaatCTGGTGGGGATTTGTGAGGTATCGaggtttttggtttttatagtttgaaatgTTGAATTTATTGAGTTGTAACATCAGGGAGTTGTCTGGTGAAGATCCATACAATTGGTGTAGTGTCTTTTATCCGACTATGCATGTCATGTCATGTTTGTGGTTTATATgtacatataaatttattattatatgaattgGATCCCAGATAGATTAGTTGCCttaatctttttctcttttgttttagtTCACTCATATGGCCATTGTGGGTGACTTCCTTAACATGTAATGCTATGGATCTTGACACTAAATTAGTCATGTCATAATTCATGTTCTAAGTTGAAGTCTTCTTGGTCAATATCTTCATACAGGCACTCCTTCTGGTTTGTGATTGGGAGCTAGCTGAAGCTCGAAAAAAGGATGCAATTGATCGAGCTAGGGTGCGTGGTGAAGAACCTCCCGCAGATCTGCTTGCAGAAGAAAGGGGTCTGCATTACAGTGTTGAGCCAGATGTGAAGAATCTTTTGCAGGGGAAAACACATGCAGAATTGGAAGCTTATCAGGTGCATACAGAGTCAGAGATGCGTACTGGTACAGCAAAAGTGGTTGAGTACTGGGAGGCAGTTTTAAAACACCTCCACATATATAAGGCCAAGGTAATCTCTGCCACTTTTTAAGTTACATGCCTTTAAATAATGGATAAGTTCGCTCCATTATTACATTGCTGTAAATACAGGCTTGTTTAAAGGAAATTCATGCCAAGATGTTATGCAAGCACTTGCAACGCCCTGAACAACCATTGGAGGATGAAGATGAATTGGAAGATGCTCAAGTTAGAAACTCTGAGGACGATACTGAGCACTATGCTAAAGGTATAAGCCTTTTGTGactgttaatttaatttataagctTCCTCCATTCCAAATTTCATGTTGATATTTGTTTGATCTTTATTGTGTAGTCCAATATGCAGATGAATCATTTTCACCAGAACCCAttaaaggagaagttcaagaagCCAAAGATCAGGCTGGCTCATTTTCACCGGAACTGTTTCATGGTGATGAAAATGAGGAAGCTATTGACCCTGAAGAGGATCGAGCTCTACTGGTAATCTTTAAACATGGTTTTTAACAATAATCTCTCTTTGTGTGGGTATGTTTGTGTGTGTCAAGTGTATAGACTAACTCTACGATGATGGTACATTCATAGGAGCAGAAACGCATGGCTGTAAAGGAAGAGCAGCAAAGACAAATTCAGGAAGCAATGGCATCAAAGCCTGCTCCATCTGAAGATAATTTTGAGATGAAGGCCATGAAAGCTATGGGAGCTATGGAAGATGGGGACGCAGTGTTTGGCTCTGGTGCTGAAGTGAATCTAGATTCAGAGGTACCCTGCCTTGGTTATTTATGCAAATTTCATTCTTgttgaaatttcatcaaatgcTTGTCCCCTTCTATGATTCTTAGAAATTTACATGTTTGATAGATTGAAAGTTACTTAGTTCATAGTACAAAGTTCTGAATTTGTGAAACTACTATATGAAAGGACGTGGGTGATTATTTACATATCCTTTGGAGTTGGACTCGTTAGTTACTTCTTTCCGTAGAAAAAGTTGACGATGGAGGGGATAAATATACTTTCATTGGTACATGTTATTATTGTAGGGAGAAATAAATGCTTGTtatctatattttcatatttaaagttTCTGATGTAATCAGTTGTTAATGTTGGAACAGGTTTATTGGTGGCATGACAAATACAGAGCCAGGAAGCCGAAGTATTTCAACCGTGTTCACACTGGATATGAATGGAATAAATACAATCAGACTCACTACGATCATGACAATCCACCTCCAAAGGTTGTACAAGGGTATAAATTTAACATCTTCTACCCAGATCTTGTAGACAAGACAAAAGCTCCAACTTACACTATTGAGAAGGATGGCAGCAATGGTGAGACTTGCATCATAAGATTTCATGCAGGGCCACCATACGAAGACATTGTAAGTCTACTTTTTCTCGATGTTACGAAagcttttaaatttttcaacCAAATTACCGATTTCATGTGTCTTCAGACACTGGCTTACATTCTGGTTTTCTCTCCTACCGGTTGGCTTCCATTTTGAAGAGTAAGGTGTGCATCCGAGTATGTTAAGCTGCTGGCATTAGAGTTTCTTTTAGATATTTGGAGGAATTGTCCAACCAACATTGAACAAAACCTGATTACTGTATTTTGATGATACATTTGACTTGAAAGTTAAATGTTGAAAGAATTAGTGGTGGACAGAGAACAATATGAATTGCGGTTTCTGCTCGTATACAATTGAAAGTGAGAACAAATACGGTTTTCTTTCTTCCGTgtgttttgtttccttttttgtaATCACATCTGATAATCTTGTTTACTCCGAGCAAAAATTAGTCCTGAATTGAAACAATCAATTCAATCAAAGTTTCAaacttattctttttttctaataataggTTGGAATCAGTCTAGAAACAGGTTAAATTTTCGGTTCATTAACATCATGGGAAAAAGTAAGGGCCTTTAGGTGGGACGacatcattttcttctcttaaaatGTCAAAATAGCACTCTGAATATTAAATCATTGCATTAACCTTCAACTATCTTTACGGGAGTCCTGCAGAACCAAAAATCATTGATATTAAAAGGATTACTATAATATatagaataaagaaaaattacgaCATATTTACCCGAATGGACTTTGTTTGATAGAAAGCAATTCAATGTCCAACTGCAGTTCGAAAATAGCAAGCCGTAAATTGTATAGAACAATAGAATAAAGGCTTAAATGCAATTATAGtcttcttattcttattttgttttatccgtaattatggtcccttcattttaaaattaagatatttgatcatcttattttttaaaatatgtgattttaatCCTCTCATTTTAAATTAGAGACATTTAATCctcttattttagaaaattactatttggttaaattctcaattttgtctacgttttatttcttttcttttgatctAATTGAACTCTAAACCTAACATATTCACTTAAGATATTATCaagaaatgatttaattaattacaaaataagaaataaaagaaataaaacaaagataaaattaaagattaaaccaaaaattatagatttttcaAAATACGAAAACCAAAATTACGGATTTTCTAAAATATGCGGACCAAATGTTTGTATTTTGAAATGCGGAACCAGAATtgcagattttttttaaatagaggATCAAAtgtctcaattttaaaatagaaggaTCAAACTTGTGGATTAAGTAAAATAAACTaaccaaaattacatttaagccTAACATAAAAGACTGGAGAAATAGACAGAGAGCCTTAAAGATAATAAATGTAGATAAACTTTAAGACATTCCTTACCAACAAGTTTTCTATTTTGGTTCAcagttattttatacttttgattACAGAATCTGATATCTAGTGTAGGAAGGGATAGGTTAAAGTGGAGGGAGAAAGAGCTTGGTTGGGTGAAAGTAGTCACTTCTTACTTCAAACATGTCTTTGAACTAAAGCAATTCATTGAATGCGAGTGAAACACAAGAGGTTTTCAGCAAGCTTCGGGGTTCATGAAAACTTGTGTTTTACTGAGAAAGACAACCTTATCAACCAAGCtgattaaattttgattaaactGTTTTAGACTTGAACAGGAAAAGGTTGGAAGCAGTCTTGCAATTGAAATGTGGGAGACCAAGGAAACGGAGCTAAAATGCTAATTGTAGCATTAACTTACTGGAACAAATCTTAACAAAGAGATCAGAATAATTCACCTCTATTGTTGAATTGGGAGGGATTTCTTGGACTCCTTTGCTTCCATAGGCAAGTTCAGGAGGAACAATTAACAGCCGCTGCAGAAAACTTACTAAATTACTGCTTGATGAAGCATATGATCCAACCTAAAATCTAAACAATTTTAACCCCTCTCAAGTAAAACTACTTACACACATACTATAATAGCTTCTGAGCTTAAAAAATTTAGTGAGATGTCAAGAACTCACCCAACttgtaattttataatcttagaggtataaatattttaaaatataaaatctttgAATACTTATTTggcaataaaatatacaaagataaagcaaaacaaaacataatctatagtaatataaatttcaattcattGTAGTTGTTCAGTAGTTCCCTTAGACTTAGTAGAGGCCCAATGAAGTATGAAGCTTCCCATCAAATAGATAAAAGGATTTGCATGTTGCACACTTAATTTTAATGATTGTCAAGATTTTCAGTGGCATTCTTAACCAAACAGAGACCTTGCTCCTAGAATATGTTCTCACCTGGCCTCCTACTCGCATGCCTTGTACTCCTAAATCCAACCCTTTAAGGACTGTTCCTCTCTCAGATTGGCCTACATCAAATCCATAGGGCTGCAATAATTTAAGCATGTCCTCATCAATTGACAAGTAAATTTTCCAACAAAAAGGTATCATGGATTTATGCATAATGATCATCCTGAATTTTCTGTAAGTGTTATCAATTATCATTATGTAACAAGGAAAAGACATGGAATCAGAAATCAGGTGGACACACATTCCATACCATAAGCACATATATTTGGGCACGAATAAtatgcaaaaagaaaatacattacagCAAGCCTACAATTGCACATTGTGTCAAAACATACgtctattattaatattaaaacaatattGAGTATAAGTGGAGGTAGGAGTGCATCTTTCTGCAATTATAGAACTACATGTTTCATGTCAAACCATATAACAATTCAATTATACAACCAGTAAGTAATGCAGGAAATTCATAATTTCAGTGGTTTGTTAACAAAAGCTATGATTGGAATGTAAACAAAACAGTGAAGTATTTTGGTCAAGAGGAAAGAGCATCTAATTTTGAATCTAATATTCAAAGGTGATTCAAGGTTGAGCTTTTTTTATCAGATCAAGACCAGTTAGTCTACTAGGCAATATAACACACTTAACATAAATGTGACAAATTTTGTCGTAGAGGTGTATAAGAGGAACTGCCTTCTTTATAAAAGGAAGAACCTGTTCACTTAGAACAATCAACAAGAGAATAAATAGTTTTTTGAAACTGTAAATCTCTACAGAAATAATGGAAATGATAGGGTTCATTTTCTCATGCAATGCATTTGAATTTCAGGTTTCCTAACTGCTAGACTAATTGACCTTAATAAGGTAATATACAAAGAGGTTAAAATTTGGCAGAGATAATAGGATCATACCGTTCCTCCTCCAACGCCCATTCCTTGTCTACTAGTCATAAAGGTGATACCCTTCCATTTGGCGACATAATGAATCTACAATATGATAATCTGATTATTTCTGAATTATGAGTAATATAGTTAATCACTGATAAACTGCACTTGCAAATGAAAATCAGGATTTAGGAGGGGGAGGGGGGAGGTGAAACTGGTAAGATCAGTATATATGAATGCATATGCCAGACTATCagaattaaaaagagaaaattgcaTAGTAATCTTATTCCAGAATGAATCAGGTGCAGTTTCCACTTTATTTTGACAATTAAATGAATCTGTGTGATAAACAATGCAATAAAATATTACTTGAGAATTGAGATTGAGGCAGCTCAGATATAGTTGTCATCAGGCCATGTAATTCTGGACTGGAGGGTTCAAAGTTGACAATAACAAATGACCAAGTGACCAACAAATTTAAGTTTCTGATTGTTAAATCTTTTGGTTCTTCTCACCTCTCAGATCACAGATTGTTGTCTTTTGGTCCAAAATCTCAGTGACAATCcattttatgtaaattttaatcCTCATAATATATCTTGTATGCTTAACCCTTAAGTACCACATATGTTTCCATCAGTTTCACAGGTGAAAACATTGACTAGCTTTGAGTACTGTGACAGTTTCCCCTACAAAAAATTCTTGAATTGACAAACTATATGGTAATCCCACACATTTAGTTAATAGCTTGATGAGTCAACTTTGTATATAACATGCAAAAGCACTAATGAGTGAAACATATTTAACTGGGTCACAACCGTACTGCAACACGGGATCCCATTTTAGCTTCAGCTCCATTCCCAACCTTCAAATCATAGTACCTGAAGATATCACAGTTTCATCACAGAGCAGCCTCCAACTAGCAATACACatcttaaaaatgaaataaaaaaaaatagtgtgaaCTGTGAAAGTTTAAAGATTACCAATGGAAGAGAAACCGAACTTAAGACTAGTCTACAAAATGCTACAAAAGTGACAAATTCTGTTTCTATAGGTTAAAGAAAACTTGATCTATTTGAAGGGCTTTAACACACTTTAGTCATCGGAACCTGATACTAAAGCAGATGGAAGAAAGATTCACAATCAAAGGGATTTCAAaggtgattaaaaatataacatatactCACTTCAAACCATTGGGCAAGGTTGTATAATCACTTTCAGGAATTTTGGCTCCTCTTAGCTGCAGAAAACAGAGTGGAAAATTCTAATTAGTACTCACTTTTCAGaaccatcattttttttttccaaataaaataaCAGAAGAGAAGAATGGGACACATACAGCTCTTCTACTTGTGCTAACAGCTCCAGCCACATCACATGCATAGACTCCAGCAACTAACATAAGATAAAAACATTTAAGCAATCTCATAGAATGGAACATAGAAAGAGAATCTTGGAAGATAGTTAACTAATAACCTATAACTAACCAGTTGTGAGGAGACAACTGAGTAATGCTCTCCTTCCTTCAATACTTAAAGAAACTGTAACTGGTTCTGCAGCAGTTTTACTTGTGGAAGAATGTGAGCAGTGGCATGGTAACCACCTATATGAACCATTGTTGTAAAGTCTTTTGTGTGTCCCTGTGGAGTTAAGGAATTGCCTCAGCTTACTTTAGACttagattaaaaaaagtgtatggAGAAGCAGAGAAGAGAAAAGTTACTTGTCAAGGTAAGGGGGCAATTGAGAATCATAGGATGGTGCTGATGGTGGAACACAGAGAGTTTCATGGTGTTGGATTGTTGGTTTGGTTGATACTGTACAGTGAGATCAGAATTTTGTTTAGTTagcttccttttctttttgtttttggttagagaggaaagagagaaaatattgaGAGGATAACGTGGTTGATTCCATCCACAATTTTGAAGCATTCAGAAATCACAGGTTTTGACTTGCTTTACAACATAGAATATTGGGTTATTCATATAATTGATATTGATATGTCACCAACAAACCATATTCTGGGGTAAAATTTGAGTAACGATATGCTCAAAATCTTAATGGATTCGGTACTTTATATAATGGGAAATTTCTAATATTTGGTCTATTCCGGTAATGGgagataattaaattaaaacgaAGACATTTTGTGTACGACGAGGAAAAATCTATCAAGATCCCACatgacaacaaaaaacaaatccaACATCGAAAATAGAACACGCATTCACTACtatatcttttgatttattcaatgttttctttcttttgtatatGAAATTAATGAATTCAACTTTTactatctttattttctttatcaagaagtgtgaaaaaaaatactgcatagatgttgaatttttaatatttaactgGATATTCCATCAATATAATTGAGATTAATTCTTAAGTCAGGAGTGGTGATTACTGACTAGGAAGAAAATTCTCATAATGGCGATTCCAGTAAATAtggatttttaaataataacacGTGTACAAAGTACAAACACACGAGATGTTCAAGTTACATTACGAATAGTACTCGGGTGTCTACGGCAGGCTTCATCCATTctaaaataaagtatatttgCACTGATTTGGTACTAAGTCCTAAtgtgatataattttatttgaataaggtaaaattatagagtgacaaaattttctttaaagtaATATCTAAATTTGGATTCCAGAACATTAATTAAGTAGaataattttatgtcaattATTTCAcgtatgttatttattttaaagaaatgattATGTAAAAACATGGAAAGCTTTTCTTGAAAAGGTAATTATTTTCCTAAATCTAGTCATTTCCAAAACTTTTACTCAAGTTTCTAACCATATGAATCGAGTCCTGGTGTAACATAAATAGTTgacattataataataataaaaaaagattataattGACATTGACCTAATCACCTTAAAATTAAGATTGTTTATTCTTTCATTTAAGCTGTCTCTAAAATGCAATCCTTTAAACATGCCTAACCTAACCACAAATTTCACTAGTTTTTGCATATTTGGTCTTGCTGCAAAGTTCCATGCCTCTCAATAAAAGcttacatgttttatttttgcattaGAATTAATTCTAGGCTAGCATTCATTCATTCTGAAATTTAGAACAGATTGATACATGATTAAAGAAAACGACTCATTATTTAATAAAGCCCCCATGCCTTACAACAATGTACAAATTATTACGAAATGGCATCATCATTTATTTTGCAACAAACGCAGTTCACTGCTTCTATACCAACATCCAAGTTTCTTTATTGTCTAGTATCAATAGCTATATTGTGATGGCCAAAACTTAGATCCAGTTCTTAAGGAgtgttttgtgttgtttttcaatcagAGTTATATTTTCATAAGATGAAACTTCACTTCTGattgaaaaacaacataaaaagaCTTTAAAAACTTTATCTAAGTTTTGTTCTATCATGATCATGACTTAGTCTAATTatcttttgacttttttttatagggAAGAGTTGCAATGCTATTTGGATTCAAGCACTAGAGCAGAACCTTGCACTTGGAGGAACTTGTGGTTTCTTTGATCCATAGGAACCAGAATGCATATCAAGGCACTTAATTTCAGGCTTCACTCTTACCTTTTCACTTCCTTCAACCCACCTCTTGAGCCTCTTAAGCAACTTTCTCCTTTTGGAAGAAGCATGATCACCATGAGCAGAACCATTGCGATGCTCCAAAAGGGAATGATGCAATTCATGCTCTGACTCATACACCTCTACATGGTCTCTATCTTGCTCATGTTGTTCTTCATAGTGCCTCATTAGCTCTTCCCTTAAGCAAGCATTGACCCTCCTCAAATGAATCAGCTCTTCAACTTCAGTTACGCGTTCCTTCTTGACCTCCTCCAATTCATTGAGAACCTTGTTGTAGTCTTCCTTACTCACATCTCTTGATTCAACCtccaaataatatttcaaaggTTTTCTATGTATCTTTTCCTTGTCTGACTTAGACACATACCCTTCTGCGGTTTCAAGCTTCTTGGCGACCTCATTCTTCTCATCCTCCAATTGGTCCAAAATCCTTTGCAGCTCTATGATTTCACCCTTTAACTTGTTAATGACACTGACCCTTGTTTGCAAGGCATCATGGTTTCTCAATATCACtgcttctttctctttgatcttCAAAGCCTGACCCTTTATCAAACGAGATTTGGCCTTTGAGTCCCTAAGTAGCCTTTGAACCCTCCTTTGAAGCACCCTATTCTGTGATTTCCAATACTGAAGCTGTTCAATAACACTCATGTATTGGACTACAAAACTCTCCAACCTCATAGTCTCGGTCTCTATCGACGAAATCTCTTTACTCAAGAACTCGGCGCGATCATTCTCCAAAGACAACAAGTTTTTTACCTCTAGAAGCAAAGATTCTTGTTCCTTCATTTCACAATACAGCTCGAACTGCAAACGCAAGGCCAATTCCCTCATTTGAAGTCCTTCAATTTGGCTTCTTAGGCTAGTGATCTCTTGTTCCAAACAAGGGTTGTTGTATTCATGGATCACCAAGCTCCCAGAAAGAACACTGCTATTCATGGGAGAAGGTGATGATTCTTCATcttcaaaagaagaaagattGTGATGAAAGCTTTCTTCATGTTTAGTTCCCTGATGACAAGTGATCTTTGGAGAACCACACTCATTTTCTGGTGAAGAAAAAACTTTGGTAGACAAGTTTTTCCTTGCAACAATCCATGCATAGATCAAACCAGCAAAAGATGCAGCCAAGGGAACACCAGCTTTGAGGATTACTGGCTTCAGATTCTCCGCCTTCAGTGCTGTGAGTCCCATCAAAGAAGAATAGAGATTTTGGTTTCAATTGAAAACTATGCCAATGAAATTAAATCTGAATTTTGATCCTTCTTATGGTGCCAATGGTTTAAAGAAAGTTGCATAACTTTGTTTACTTTACTTGGTTGTCCTTTGTTTATAGGAATAGTGGCGTGTGTGTAGCTTTTTGACCACTCCAAGAGGTCTTCTAAGGCACCATCAACCCCTCCTCGTGCTCTAAGGAATCTTGTTCCTTTCCGTGTCAATCAATTGCACTCTGAAATTGATATTTGCCATGTCGGGCTTCTTTTCTTCCATGATCTCTACGTGTGATTTAGATAATTATAGTTAATAGTATTATATTCTCCATATGTTAAAACACATGAGGTTTAAGATTATTAGTTTATATTCTCTAAATGTTCAAACACATGAGGTAACTTTTAGAAACGAGTACTCTAATAGTCTAATGTGAACAAACACTTTACActtattatttctcttttatctttcttaacAATCATATTATATTACCTATTATTAAACTCGTCAAGAGTTTGGTATTAAGTATTAtcacattaatattattttcctttggCAAGAGTATTGCTATTGGGAGCAGTCTAGAACATCCAGGGACTCACGGTGCTAAAATCTCCATCACCTTAAAAAGAAAGTTCTTTGAGCGTTCCAGAGAGTTTATTTAACTTTGTACAAGTGATTTatgacttttttatataatttattttaataaatctcaaaattaagtttataaatACGATCTTATTTGACAAAAGCTTGTCGCATGGATTTAAttgaactttttatttaaatatacccTAGATAATTCTACTTTAGCCTTACAACACAAATTTATGCCCTGAAGCCGTGAATTCACATTATAAGCTAACAGCTTGTTacagatttatatatatatatatatatatatatatatatatatatatatatatatagaattagtGTTTTAGTCTATGAATTATTTGAGTAAATGTTTATGTTTTAGTTAATGTGAGTTGACAAAAATGACTAGGGATCTAGAGTTAACTCTTATCCTTTTTATGAATGCggattcaattcaatttttttcgtCAAAGAAAGTCTACGAGCCTACGACCAAAACTAAACAACactagaaaaataaatacaagaggcttcttccAATAAAGCACTAAATAAAAAGTCAGGAGGAAACTCAAATATGCTAAAGTGGCTATGCAAGATGAGATTCTATCTAAATAGTAAGATTAGATTCTATCTAGCGCTACTAAAAATTTGTTTGGTGGGTAACTGGGTAAGGTACTAATAAAACTACCTACTATTTAAGCTGTTCCTGTAATTTTCTGGGTGAACTACTTCTAACAGTCCCACCATTGGTACATTGTTTAATAGTGTTTAGGGTTTCTCTCCTCTCTACCaccttaaaatgtttatttttatgcaattaaaattaatagtaaataaatatttttcaatatataaattatattataattaaaattttataataaataaatgcatttgcctatataaattatattttagatttataataaattattcaaatatagtATAAGgttgtttttaaatattgataatcctattaaattattaaaatataatttagagatagagataaaagaagataaattgAAGGAGATAAACAATTaggaaaatcaaatatatagataaagataaaaacgaGAATAGTTTGACATAGTTGAGACTTAAGAGTTAAGACATAAtgtttttgattaattataaaaatggtaCGTAAAATATACATTCAAAGTATTGAAGAGAAAGAGTATTGTTATTCTCTAATTGAAATTCATGGCCAATTTGTTAACCtacataaacatatttttttgaagttagaaataaataaaatattttaattttatatgtatgtctttttaatatacttttgcCATCAAAAGTAAagtctcaatatttttttctaaaaa of the Glycine max cultivar Williams 82 chromosome 13, Glycine_max_v4.0, whole genome shotgun sequence genome contains:
- the LOC100815603 gene encoding peptidyl-prolyl cis-trans isomerase FKBP16-4, chloroplastic; translated protein: MLQNCGWNQPRYPLNIFSLSSLTKNKKKRKLTKQNSDLTVQYQPNQQSNTMKLSVFHHQHHPMILNCPLTLTRTHKRLYNNGSYRWLPCHCSHSSTSKTAAEPVTVSLSIEGRRALLSCLLTTVAGVYACDVAGAVSTSRRALRGAKIPESDYTTLPNGLKYYDLKVGNGAEAKMGSRVAIHYVAKWKGITFMTSRQGMGVGGGTPYGFDVGQSERGTVLKGLDLGVQGMRVGGQRLLIVPPELAYGSKGVQEIPPNSTIELDIELLSIKQSPFGTPVKIVEG
- the LOC100776941 gene encoding protein CHUP1, chloroplastic; its protein translation is MGLTALKAENLKPVILKAGVPLAASFAGLIYAWIVARKNLSTKVFSSPENECGSPKITCHQGTKHEESFHHNLSSFEDEESSPSPMNSSVLSGSLVIHEYNNPCLEQEITSLRSQIEGLQMRELALRLQFELYCEMKEQESLLLEVKNLLSLENDRAEFLSKEISSIETETMRLESFVVQYMSVIEQLQYWKSQNRVLQRRVQRLLRDSKAKSRLIKGQALKIKEKEAVILRNHDALQTRVSVINKLKGEIIELQRILDQLEDEKNEVAKKLETAEGYVSKSDKEKIHRKPLKYYLEVESRDVSKEDYNKVLNELEEVKKERVTEVEELIHLRRVNACLREELMRHYEEQHEQDRDHVEVYESEHELHHSLLEHRNGSAHGDHASSKRRKLLKRLKRWVEGSEKVRVKPEIKCLDMHSGSYGSKKPQVPPSARFCSSA